The Chlorocebus sabaeus isolate Y175 chromosome 9, mChlSab1.0.hap1, whole genome shotgun sequence genome includes a window with the following:
- the LOC103237761 gene encoding LOW QUALITY PROTEIN: isopentenyl-diphosphate delta-isomerase 2-like (The sequence of the model RefSeq protein was modified relative to this genomic sequence to represent the inferred CDS: inserted 1 base in 1 codon), with product MHFFPGYFTDSRCSHPLYNPAELEENDAIGVRRAAQRHLQAELGIPGEQISPEDIVFMTIYHHKAKSDRIWGQHDICYLLLVRKNVTVNLDPSEKKSILYLSQEELRELLERXARGKVKVTPWLRTIAEKFLYQWWPHLDDVTQFVELHTECERQGGRVSCVECSQCRQTHHRGNNTPNTGRKGHVIAHQL from the exons ATGCATTTTTTTCCAGGGTATTTTACCGACTCCCGTTGTAGCCACCCATTATACAACCCAGCAGAACTGGAAGAAAACGATGCCATCGGAGTGAGGCGGGCGGCCCAGAGGCATCTGCAAGCAGAACTGGGAATTCCTGGGGAGCAG ATTTCTCCAGAGGACATTGTGTTCATGACAATCTATCACCACAAGGCAAAATCAGACAGAATTTGGGGACAGCATGACATTTGTTACCTTCTGCTTGTGAGGAAAAATGTCACCGTGAACCTGGATCCCAGTGAAAAGAAAAGCATCCTCTACCTGTCCCAGGAGGAGCTGCGGGAGCTCCTGGAGA GGGCCAGGGGCAAAGTCAAAGTCACCCCCTGGCTAAGAACCATTGCCGAGAAGTTTCTGTACCAGTGGTGGCCTCACCTGGATGATGTGACCCAGTTTGTGGAGCTTCACACAGAGTGTGAGAGGCAGGGAGGTCGAGTCAGCTGTGTGGAATGCTCTCAGTGCAGGCAGACACACCATCGAGGCAACAACACACCCAACACAGGGCGAAAGGGGCATGTGATTGCCCATCAGCTATAA
- the IDI1 gene encoding isopentenyl-diphosphate Delta-isomerase 1 isoform X1 — translation MWCGLELARAIGCASRWAVRAADSAQSGRARGPAGVCGRRRISVLGQIRHFVMMPEINTDHLDKQQVQLLAEMCILIDENDNKIGAETKKNCHLNENIEKGLLHRAFSVFLFNTENKLLLQQRSDAKITFPGCFTNTCCSHPLSNPGELEENDALGVRRAAQRRLKAELGIPLEEVPPEEINYLTRIHYKAQSDGIWGEHEIDYILFVRKNVTLNPDPNEIKSFCYVSKEELKELLKKAASGEIKITPWFQIITETFLFKWWDNLNHLNQFVDHEKIHRM, via the exons ATGTGGTGCGGACTGGAGCTGGCGCGGGCGATTGGCTGCGCGTCCCGGTGGGCGGTACGCGCTGCGGACAGCGCTCAAAGTGGGCGCGCTCGGGGACCGGCCGGTGTCTGTGGCCGGAGGCGGATCAG TGTTCTAGGACAGATCAGACATTTTGTAATGATGCCTGAAATAAACACTGACCACCTCGACAAGCAACAGGTTCAACTCCTGGCAGAGATGTGTATCCTTATTGatgaaaatgacaataaaattggGGCTGAGACCAAGAAGAATTGTCACCTGAATGAGAACATTGAGAAAG gATTATTGCATCGAGCTTTTAGTGTCTTTTTATTCAACACCGAAAATAAGCTTCTGCTACAGCAAAGATCAGATGCTAAGATTACCTTTCCAG GTTGTTTTACTAATACTTGTTGTAGTCATCCATTAAGTAATCCAGGCGAGCTTGAGGAAAATGACGCCCTTGGAGTGAGGCGAGCAGCACAGAGGCGGCTGAAAGCTGAGCTAGGAATTCCCTTGGAAGAG gtTCCTCCAGAAGAAATTAATTATTTGACACGAATTCACTACAAAGCTCAGTCGGACGGTATCTGGGGTGAACATGAAATTGATTACATTTTGTTTGTGAGGAAGAATGTCACTCTGAATCCAGATCCCAATGAGATTAAAAGCTTTTGTTATGTGTCCAAGGAAGAACTAAAAGAACTTCTGAAAAAAGCAGCCAGTGGTGAAATTAAGATAACGCCATGGTTTCAAATTATTACAGAGACTTTTCTCTTTAAATGGTGGGATAACTTAAATCATTTGAATCAGTTTGTTGACCATGAGAAAATACACAGAATGTGA
- the IDI1 gene encoding isopentenyl-diphosphate Delta-isomerase 1 isoform X2 produces MMPEINTDHLDKQQVQLLAEMCILIDENDNKIGAETKKNCHLNENIEKGLLHRAFSVFLFNTENKLLLQQRSDAKITFPGCFTNTCCSHPLSNPGELEENDALGVRRAAQRRLKAELGIPLEEVPPEEINYLTRIHYKAQSDGIWGEHEIDYILFVRKNVTLNPDPNEIKSFCYVSKEELKELLKKAASGEIKITPWFQIITETFLFKWWDNLNHLNQFVDHEKIHRM; encoded by the exons ATGATGCCTGAAATAAACACTGACCACCTCGACAAGCAACAGGTTCAACTCCTGGCAGAGATGTGTATCCTTATTGatgaaaatgacaataaaattggGGCTGAGACCAAGAAGAATTGTCACCTGAATGAGAACATTGAGAAAG gATTATTGCATCGAGCTTTTAGTGTCTTTTTATTCAACACCGAAAATAAGCTTCTGCTACAGCAAAGATCAGATGCTAAGATTACCTTTCCAG GTTGTTTTACTAATACTTGTTGTAGTCATCCATTAAGTAATCCAGGCGAGCTTGAGGAAAATGACGCCCTTGGAGTGAGGCGAGCAGCACAGAGGCGGCTGAAAGCTGAGCTAGGAATTCCCTTGGAAGAG gtTCCTCCAGAAGAAATTAATTATTTGACACGAATTCACTACAAAGCTCAGTCGGACGGTATCTGGGGTGAACATGAAATTGATTACATTTTGTTTGTGAGGAAGAATGTCACTCTGAATCCAGATCCCAATGAGATTAAAAGCTTTTGTTATGTGTCCAAGGAAGAACTAAAAGAACTTCTGAAAAAAGCAGCCAGTGGTGAAATTAAGATAACGCCATGGTTTCAAATTATTACAGAGACTTTTCTCTTTAAATGGTGGGATAACTTAAATCATTTGAATCAGTTTGTTGACCATGAGAAAATACACAGAATGTGA
- the IDI1 gene encoding isopentenyl-diphosphate Delta-isomerase 1 isoform X3, whose translation MELGLFLELGDVLSRLLRGLLHRAFSVFLFNTENKLLLQQRSDAKITFPGCFTNTCCSHPLSNPGELEENDALGVRRAAQRRLKAELGIPLEEVPPEEINYLTRIHYKAQSDGIWGEHEIDYILFVRKNVTLNPDPNEIKSFCYVSKEELKELLKKAASGEIKITPWFQIITETFLFKWWDNLNHLNQFVDHEKIHRM comes from the exons ATGGAACTAGGCCTTTTTCTTGAGTTGGGTGATGTGCTCTCGCGTCTGCTACGTG gATTATTGCATCGAGCTTTTAGTGTCTTTTTATTCAACACCGAAAATAAGCTTCTGCTACAGCAAAGATCAGATGCTAAGATTACCTTTCCAG GTTGTTTTACTAATACTTGTTGTAGTCATCCATTAAGTAATCCAGGCGAGCTTGAGGAAAATGACGCCCTTGGAGTGAGGCGAGCAGCACAGAGGCGGCTGAAAGCTGAGCTAGGAATTCCCTTGGAAGAG gtTCCTCCAGAAGAAATTAATTATTTGACACGAATTCACTACAAAGCTCAGTCGGACGGTATCTGGGGTGAACATGAAATTGATTACATTTTGTTTGTGAGGAAGAATGTCACTCTGAATCCAGATCCCAATGAGATTAAAAGCTTTTGTTATGTGTCCAAGGAAGAACTAAAAGAACTTCTGAAAAAAGCAGCCAGTGGTGAAATTAAGATAACGCCATGGTTTCAAATTATTACAGAGACTTTTCTCTTTAAATGGTGGGATAACTTAAATCATTTGAATCAGTTTGTTGACCATGAGAAAATACACAGAATGTGA